A genome region from Syntrophorhabdus sp. includes the following:
- the thpR gene encoding RNA 2',3'-cyclic phosphodiesterase, translating to MRSFLAFEIPPKVKAYLSQVSEAMAKSVPGVRWVRPEGQHITIRFFGEISDARAREITEVLGAAGPYPGVETTLKRIDAFPDRRRPRVIVATIDEGVDIIRSIYHDIETRLTALGYEREKRGFTPHITFGRMKVPAPLLERDTPPLECPRFAIERIILYKSILGREGATYEPLFEKELGVEK from the coding sequence ATGAGGTCCTTTCTCGCCTTCGAGATCCCCCCGAAGGTCAAGGCATACCTCTCGCAGGTGTCGGAGGCCATGGCAAAGAGCGTTCCGGGCGTCAGGTGGGTCAGGCCCGAAGGACAGCACATCACCATCAGGTTCTTCGGGGAGATATCGGACGCACGGGCACGGGAGATAACGGAGGTCCTCGGGGCGGCCGGGCCCTACCCGGGGGTCGAAACGACGCTGAAGCGCATCGACGCCTTTCCCGACAGGCGAAGGCCCCGGGTCATTGTCGCCACCATCGATGAAGGAGTTGACATCATCCGCTCGATATACCATGATATAGAGACCCGACTCACAGCCCTGGGTTACGAACGAGAGAAACGGGGTTTCACCCCTCATATTACCTTCGGGAGGATGAAAGTGCCCGCGCCTCTTCTGGAGAGAGACACCCCTCCCCTGGAATGTCCGCGGTTCGCGATCGAGCGTATCATTCTTTACAAGAGCATCCTCGGAAGGGAAGGCGCGACGTACGAGCCGCTCTTCGAGAAGGAACTGGGTGTGGAGAAATGA
- a CDS encoding 1-(5-phosphoribosyl)-5-[(5-phosphoribosylamino)methylideneamino] imidazole-4-carboxamide isomerase has product MKALFAMDLMGGKTVRLRKGDFQEVTVYSDDPPSLIEEMVGRGARDFHIIDLDGARTGEPVHGDIIRKIRSMVKGYMEVGGGIRTDDTIKYYSDLGVDGIIVGTRALEDEEYFEGLTRFPNIVLGLDLLGGRPMSRGWKNAVDRDPGAILSAAERIGIMAVLCTSIERDGMLSGPDLAGLKAISGMTRLPVIASGGVSNIDDVRRLAEMDVWAAIIGKAFYEGFIGIEEAMGYAD; this is encoded by the coding sequence GTGAAAGCGCTCTTTGCGATGGACCTCATGGGCGGCAAGACCGTGCGCCTCAGGAAAGGTGATTTCCAGGAGGTGACGGTCTACAGCGACGACCCGCCCTCGCTGATCGAAGAGATGGTTGGCCGCGGCGCCCGGGATTTCCATATCATCGACCTCGACGGCGCCCGGACGGGCGAGCCCGTCCACGGGGACATCATCAGGAAGATCCGCTCCATGGTGAAAGGATACATGGAGGTCGGGGGCGGCATTCGTACCGACGATACCATCAAATATTACAGTGACCTCGGCGTTGACGGCATCATCGTCGGCACCCGCGCCCTGGAAGACGAGGAGTATTTCGAGGGACTCACGCGGTTCCCCAACATCGTCCTCGGACTTGACCTTCTCGGGGGCAGGCCGATGTCGCGGGGCTGGAAGAACGCCGTCGACAGGGACCCGGGGGCCATTCTCAGCGCTGCCGAGCGCATCGGGATCATGGCCGTCCTGTGCACGAGCATCGAACGGGACGGGATGCTGAGCGGCCCCGATCTTGCCGGTCTCAAAGCAATATCCGGAATGACACGGCTGCCCGTCATTGCGAGCGGCGGCGTATCGAACATAGACGACGTCAGACGCCTCGCGGAGATGGACGTCTGGGCGGCGATCATAGGAAAAGCCTTCTACGAGGGGTTCATAGGCATCGAGGAGGCTATGGGTTATGCTGACTAA
- a CDS encoding CinA family protein: protein MKIEEKLVKTLTARSLSLCTAESCTGGLIAGRITSVPGASASFEGGVVTYSNRAKTALLGVPAEVIERHGAVSGEVARAMAEGARERLGTDIAVAVTGIAGPAGGSPEKPVGTVFISLAARGTASVRGFLFEGTRREIRRRSGDEALLFVLDHLEGKVGG, encoded by the coding sequence ATGAAGATCGAGGAGAAACTGGTCAAGACCCTGACGGCGCGGTCCCTTTCCTTATGCACCGCCGAATCCTGCACGGGAGGGCTCATAGCCGGCCGGATAACCTCCGTGCCCGGCGCGTCGGCGTCGTTCGAAGGCGGCGTGGTGACGTACAGCAACAGGGCCAAGACGGCCCTTCTCGGCGTCCCCGCGGAGGTCATAGAGCGTCACGGGGCCGTGAGCGGAGAGGTCGCCCGGGCGATGGCTGAAGGGGCGCGGGAAAGACTGGGGACCGATATCGCCGTTGCCGTCACGGGGATAGCCGGGCCCGCGGGCGGTTCGCCGGAGAAGCCCGTCGGGACCGTTTTCATCTCACTGGCGGCGCGGGGCACGGCCTCCGTCCGCGGGTTCCTCTTTGAGGGCACAAGACGGGAGATACGCCGGCGCTCCGGAGACGAGGCGCTTCTTTTTGTCCTCGACCATCTCGAAGGGAAGGTGGGCGGATGA
- a CDS encoding phosphatidylglycerophosphatase A: MVKRRPIDAVLSFFNTCCFVGSIPGAPGTYASVLAAALIWLFPAVFGNAFFAVVLIVFAVATVTMERFEGEDPGHIVIDEFAGMCVAMAGHRATLVNVAVGFVLFRIFDILKPFPVGRMERLKGGWGVVGDDVVAGIFANILVLLWTRFI, translated from the coding sequence ATGGTGAAAAGAAGACCCATTGACGCGGTCCTTTCCTTCTTCAACACCTGTTGTTTCGTGGGCTCTATCCCCGGAGCGCCGGGGACCTACGCGTCGGTTCTCGCCGCGGCGCTGATCTGGCTCTTCCCGGCGGTCTTCGGCAATGCCTTCTTCGCCGTCGTTCTGATCGTCTTCGCCGTGGCGACGGTCACGATGGAGAGGTTCGAGGGCGAAGACCCCGGCCACATCGTCATCGATGAGTTCGCCGGCATGTGCGTCGCCATGGCGGGACACAGGGCGACACTCGTCAACGTGGCCGTAGGTTTCGTTCTCTTCCGCATCTTCGATATCCTCAAGCCCTTTCCCGTGGGCCGGATGGAACGGCTCAAAGGTGGCTGGGGCGTTGTGGGGGACGATGTGGTCGCCGGCATATTCGCGAACATCCTTGTTCTCCTGTGGACGAGGTTCATATGA
- the hisF gene encoding imidazole glycerol phosphate synthase subunit HisF: protein MLTKRIIPCLDVMEGRVVKGTNFLELKDAGDPVENAKAYEEQLADELCFLDITASHEKRRTIIDVVERVSHEVFMPLTVGGGIRSLDDIRDILRAGADKVTVNTTAVENPEFVRESSEIFGSQCICVAIDAKRREGGGFEVYTYGGRRPTGIDAIGWAKKVEELGAGEILLTSMDRDGTKIGFDIDLTRAIAESVNIPVIASGGVGTLEHLYEGLTLAKADAVLAASIFHYREHTVVDAKRYLRDRGVNVRL from the coding sequence ATGCTGACTAAGAGGATCATCCCCTGCCTTGACGTCATGGAAGGCAGGGTCGTAAAAGGGACCAATTTTCTCGAGCTCAAAGACGCCGGCGATCCCGTGGAGAACGCGAAGGCATACGAGGAGCAACTGGCGGACGAGCTGTGCTTTCTTGACATCACCGCTTCCCACGAGAAGAGACGGACCATCATCGACGTCGTCGAGCGGGTCTCCCACGAGGTCTTCATGCCGCTGACGGTGGGAGGCGGCATACGCTCCCTGGACGATATCCGGGACATCTTAAGGGCCGGGGCGGACAAAGTGACCGTCAACACGACGGCGGTGGAGAACCCCGAATTCGTCAGGGAATCGAGCGAGATCTTCGGGAGCCAGTGCATATGCGTCGCCATCGACGCGAAGAGACGCGAAGGCGGAGGGTTCGAGGTCTACACCTACGGAGGCCGCAGGCCGACAGGCATCGATGCCATCGGCTGGGCGAAGAAGGTGGAGGAGCTGGGGGCGGGGGAGATACTCCTTACCAGCATGGACCGGGACGGGACGAAGATCGGCTTCGATATCGATCTGACGAGGGCCATCGCCGAGTCCGTGAACATCCCCGTCATAGCCTCGGGTGGAGTGGGGACCCTGGAACACCTCTACGAAGGGCTCACGTTGGCGAAGGCGGACGCCGTCCTCGCCGCGTCGATATTCCACTACCGGGAGCACACGGTCGTCGACGCGAAACGCTACCTGAGGGACCGCGGCGTGAACGTGAGGCTGTAG
- the hisI gene encoding phosphoribosyl-AMP cyclohydrolase → MDDLKWDEKGLVPAVVQDAGSKDVLMVAYMNKEALDLTLKTKTAHYYSRSRQKLWLKGETSGHTQAVKEVRIDCDNDTILLIVDQKGAACHTGYWSCFYRAWSDGWKVIGKKVFDEKEVYGEKKTH, encoded by the coding sequence ATGGATGATCTGAAATGGGATGAAAAGGGGCTTGTGCCCGCTGTCGTGCAGGATGCAGGCTCAAAGGACGTTCTCATGGTCGCTTACATGAACAAGGAAGCCCTGGATCTCACGCTGAAGACGAAGACCGCCCACTATTATTCAAGGTCGCGGCAGAAGCTCTGGCTCAAGGGCGAGACCTCGGGCCACACCCAGGCCGTGAAGGAGGTCCGCATCGACTGTGACAACGATACCATCCTCCTTATCGTGGACCAGAAGGGGGCGGCCTGTCACACCGGGTACTGGAGCTGCTTCTACCGCGCCTGGTCGGATGGATGGAAGGTCATCGGGAAGAAGGTCTTTGACGAAAAAGAAGTCTATGGTGAAAAGAAGACCCATTGA